One stretch of Riemerella columbina DNA includes these proteins:
- a CDS encoding RagB/SusD family nutrient uptake outer membrane protein → MKKTLFLILLTTIFIGCNRYLDEVPDAQLDIEIDSEDKIAELLTAAYPKASYFPFLEAMSDNAERVDGGIVTQLNSAMYHWQDFEQEDLDTPLNYWNDAYRGIAQANHALEYLKKITPKTSKTKALYGEAFLIRAYLHFMLVNIWAEPYSPGSTALGIPYVTQPEKNAFPPYKRLSVEEVYQRIEEDLLLGIAALDDQYYKVPKYHFTKKSAYAFAARFYLYKGDWEKVLAYSNYVLEDNPRALIRDWANKYEKLNTTPDLIPQVYSSVDEPANLLMTTTQSRWKRDLARLKYAMGEGLKKDLFTSFAPKYSASFWYWNLTQGSTTGNRFINKFTELQNFQETGSNPREVYIPNILFTTDEVLLNRAEAYTMLKRYDEAVNDILTFMSLKSQKTFIKDELLVAFQNGQENYTPFYPLTFYQGSLVNAIAELRRREFVHEGLRWFDIKRFYLTVNRNQAGDAYDLNKILRKEDKRKLLQIPLQAQKLGLEPNPR, encoded by the coding sequence ATGAAAAAGACTTTATTTTTAATATTACTCACCACAATTTTCATCGGCTGTAATCGGTATTTAGATGAAGTACCAGATGCACAGCTGGATATTGAAATTGACTCCGAAGACAAAATAGCGGAGCTCCTAACTGCTGCTTATCCTAAGGCGAGTTATTTCCCTTTTTTAGAAGCGATGAGCGATAATGCGGAGCGTGTAGATGGCGGCATTGTAACCCAACTCAATAGCGCCATGTACCATTGGCAAGATTTTGAGCAAGAGGATTTAGACACGCCGCTCAATTATTGGAATGATGCTTATAGAGGCATTGCCCAAGCCAACCATGCTTTGGAATACCTCAAAAAGATAACGCCAAAGACTTCAAAAACCAAAGCTCTTTATGGCGAGGCCTTTTTGATTAGAGCCTATCTCCACTTTATGTTGGTTAATATTTGGGCAGAGCCATATAGCCCTGGCAGCACCGCCTTAGGTATTCCTTATGTTACCCAACCTGAAAAAAATGCTTTTCCTCCGTACAAAAGATTAAGTGTAGAAGAGGTTTACCAACGGATAGAGGAAGATTTGCTCTTAGGCATTGCAGCATTAGACGACCAATATTATAAGGTTCCGAAATACCATTTTACCAAAAAATCTGCCTATGCTTTTGCAGCGAGGTTCTACCTCTATAAAGGCGATTGGGAAAAGGTTCTGGCATATTCTAACTATGTTTTAGAAGACAATCCGAGGGCGCTCATCAGAGATTGGGCGAATAAATATGAGAAACTCAATACCACGCCAGATTTAATTCCGCAAGTCTATTCTTCCGTAGATGAGCCTGCCAATTTGCTTATGACCACCACACAATCTCGGTGGAAACGAGATTTAGCCCGACTAAAATATGCCATGGGCGAAGGGCTTAAAAAAGACCTTTTTACCAGCTTTGCACCTAAATATTCTGCCTCGTTTTGGTATTGGAATCTGACCCAAGGTAGCACTACAGGCAACCGCTTTATCAATAAATTTACGGAACTCCAAAACTTCCAAGAAACAGGTAGCAACCCGAGGGAAGTTTATATTCCTAATATTTTGTTCACAACAGATGAGGTATTGCTCAACCGTGCTGAAGCCTACACGATGCTCAAAAGATACGATGAAGCCGTGAATGATATTCTGACTTTTATGAGTCTTAAATCGCAGAAAACATTCATCAAAGATGAGCTACTGGTGGCCTTTCAAAATGGGCAAGAGAACTATACGCCGTTCTATCCGCTGACCTTTTATCAAGGTTCATTAGTCAATGCTATAGCTGAACTCAGAAGGCGAGAGTTTGTCCACGAAGGGCTCCGCTGGTTTGACATCAAACGCTTCTATCTCACCGTGAATAGAAACCAAGCTGGCGATGCTTATGACCTCAACAAAATCCTGAGAAAAGAAGATAAAAGAAAACTTTTACAAATTCCGCTACAAGCTCAAAAACTGGGCTTAGAGCCTAATCCAAGATAA
- a CDS encoding T9SS type A sorting domain-containing protein — protein sequence MKKLLLVPSLLMALPLFSQNLITNPSLEEWNSDWYLGQQSFYPTTWGKADAIQSSDNPQDGSYCAELKLGKSLRFKSKTGIQGNQKYILSFYIHDTNPDRNIVYRLTWLDSSGYSLTSDTDVMERNQDGWIKIEREMTAPHNAVGFTLNINTNGGSSANDINGSMKVDLFSFEKKGNMGVREISAKEALMVVQNKVLHLTTAQKSTLKIINLNGQTLKTQTVNGTEKIDLNTLPKGMYIITLENQKGFYSKKITL from the coding sequence ATGAAAAAATTATTATTAGTACCGAGTTTATTGATGGCATTACCTCTATTCTCACAAAACCTCATCACCAACCCCAGCTTAGAAGAATGGAACAGTGATTGGTATTTGGGACAACAGTCTTTCTATCCTACCACATGGGGAAAAGCTGATGCCATCCAATCATCTGACAATCCACAAGATGGGAGCTATTGTGCAGAGCTAAAATTAGGAAAAAGTCTTCGTTTTAAAAGTAAAACAGGAATCCAAGGTAATCAAAAATACATCCTCTCTTTCTATATTCACGATACCAATCCCGATAGAAATATTGTTTATAGACTGACTTGGCTAGATAGTTCTGGTTATTCTTTAACCTCTGATACTGATGTCATGGAACGGAACCAAGATGGATGGATAAAAATAGAAAGAGAAATGACTGCTCCTCATAATGCCGTGGGGTTCACTCTTAACATCAATACCAATGGTGGAAGTAGCGCCAATGATATTAACGGCTCTATGAAAGTAGACCTATTTAGTTTTGAGAAAAAAGGCAATATGGGCGTTCGTGAAATTTCCGCTAAAGAAGCCCTAATGGTTGTACAAAATAAAGTTTTGCACCTCACCACGGCTCAGAAATCAACACTGAAAATCATCAACCTTAATGGGCAGACATTAAAAACTCAAACCGTTAATGGTACTGAAAAAATAGACCTCAACACATTGCCTAAAGGCATGTACATCATTACTTTAGAAAATCAGAAGGGTTTCTATTCTAAAAAAATAACTCTTTAA
- a CDS encoding DUF4856 domain-containing protein, protein MKNKLIISTLLSTLVLSSCSRGSSADEQPTSAVTPHTPPISYDYQFSREDISTVDLEEGKLLIDQFYWLDNRMKSSSSFSREKYQEKMHFGKSIEDITAQSIGYYLKNETIKAQVKKDIDHYFEDLELIANANQEANKGIAGWIGYEEERRYVNSYGEETGQVLQKALMGLTLLDRINNHHLSDEVLNNVKLQKDNSDLVLVPGKKYTELEHHWDMAFAYLGKENSVFKPLFIANYLEKETKDMPFLKGIDERVYKAYFLGRKAIAEKNYTEMNQQAAIIKKELNTLFAARAIYYLKKAIPDLKEDPRNAFHGLSEAYGFIYALNATLKNDNTPYLNHSEIQQLLSDLRGTDGFWEIDRLAADSKTKGSLLYTAQTIATAYGFNLNEI, encoded by the coding sequence ATGAAAAATAAACTTATTATCTCTACTTTACTTTCTACCCTTGTCCTTTCATCTTGCTCCAGAGGTAGTAGCGCAGATGAACAGCCCACTTCTGCGGTTACGCCACATACCCCTCCCATTTCATACGATTATCAATTCTCCAGAGAAGATATCTCTACCGTGGATTTGGAAGAAGGTAAGTTACTCATCGACCAATTTTATTGGTTAGACAACAGAATGAAAAGCAGCAGTTCTTTTTCAAGAGAAAAATATCAAGAGAAAATGCATTTTGGGAAAAGTATAGAAGATATCACCGCTCAATCTATAGGATATTACCTTAAAAATGAAACAATAAAAGCGCAAGTTAAAAAAGATATAGATCATTATTTTGAGGACTTAGAGCTTATAGCAAATGCGAATCAAGAAGCTAATAAAGGCATAGCAGGTTGGATTGGTTATGAAGAAGAAAGACGTTATGTGAATAGTTATGGAGAGGAAACAGGTCAAGTGCTACAGAAAGCCTTAATGGGATTGACATTATTAGATAGAATCAATAATCATCACCTGAGCGATGAAGTTTTAAATAATGTAAAACTTCAAAAAGATAATTCTGACTTGGTATTGGTTCCAGGAAAAAAATATACCGAATTAGAACATCATTGGGATATGGCATTTGCTTATTTGGGAAAAGAAAATTCAGTATTCAAACCATTGTTTATCGCTAACTATTTAGAAAAAGAAACTAAAGATATGCCATTTCTCAAAGGCATAGATGAGCGTGTTTATAAAGCTTACTTTTTAGGCAGAAAAGCCATCGCGGAGAAAAATTATACTGAAATGAACCAACAAGCTGCCATCATCAAAAAGGAGCTCAACACACTTTTTGCCGCCAGAGCTATTTATTATCTCAAAAAAGCCATTCCTGATTTAAAAGAAGATCCAAGAAATGCATTCCACGGATTATCTGAGGCTTACGGCTTTATCTATGCCCTTAATGCTACTCTAAAAAACGATAATACGCCTTATTTAAACCATTCTGAAATTCAGCAGTTACTTTCTGATCTTAGAGGTACTGATGGATTCTGGGAGATTGATCGATTGGCTGCAGACTCCAAAACCAAAGGCTCTCTACTCTATACCGCTCAAACTATTGCGACGGCGTATGGCTTTAACTTAAACGAAATTTAA
- a CDS encoding DUF4302 domain-containing protein has product MKIYISYILGLVLMLQSCRDKDQFTFKESPSHRTQATINALRTDLVSATHGWLITYFPETDSLKFSDPVKNIKTSDYSVIFIDKKFGKGGYQFYAKFNNNGTVEMLSDYNYDSATNLKTSDFEIKQNTYTELSFVTYNYIHQLLKSDFLFWKKDSQGRLFFRTNNYIEQGKEYIVLSKREVAHPTPKEQMYQTFYQKLSFEQLNNPKLVIKNKAGDIEYESNIQTRKISPENRYTVFIKNWQPTLYKSSYYSALGSGYMPTENGLLFYPGIKLKDGVVFRNFIKNGNAYYASVEGYTAEIINS; this is encoded by the coding sequence ATGAAAATTTATATCAGCTATATTCTCGGTTTGGTTTTAATGCTACAGTCGTGTAGAGATAAAGACCAGTTTACTTTTAAAGAAAGTCCTTCGCATAGAACGCAAGCGACTATCAATGCCTTGCGTACAGATTTGGTGAGTGCAACACACGGCTGGCTAATCACTTATTTCCCAGAAACCGACTCGCTTAAATTCTCAGATCCAGTTAAGAATATTAAAACTTCTGACTATTCAGTAATTTTTATTGACAAAAAATTTGGAAAAGGAGGATATCAATTTTATGCTAAATTTAATAATAACGGAACAGTAGAAATGTTATCAGACTATAATTATGATAGTGCTACTAATCTTAAAACCAGTGATTTTGAAATAAAGCAAAATACCTATACAGAGCTTAGTTTTGTCACTTATAATTACATCCACCAGCTTCTAAAAAGTGATTTTCTATTTTGGAAAAAAGATTCACAAGGGCGGCTTTTTTTTAGAACGAATAATTATATAGAACAAGGTAAAGAGTATATTGTACTATCTAAAAGAGAGGTGGCACACCCAACACCGAAAGAACAGATGTACCAAACCTTCTACCAAAAATTGAGTTTTGAGCAACTGAATAATCCCAAGTTAGTCATCAAAAATAAAGCGGGTGATATAGAATACGAAAGTAATATACAAACCAGAAAAATAAGTCCTGAAAATAGATATACTGTGTTTATTAAAAACTGGCAACCTACCCTTTATAAAAGTTCTTATTACTCGGCGCTGGGCTCTGGCTATATGCCCACCGAAAATGGACTACTCTTCTATCCTGGCATCAAACTAAAAGATGGGGTCGTATTCAGAAATTTCATTAAAAATGGTAATGCCTACTATGCCTCAGTAGAAGGCTATACTGCAGAAATCATCAACTCTTAA
- a CDS encoding imelysin family protein: MIKYFKISLLLGFFLWLSSCGGSDSGSGSEGNGSGTTDGFDRTAMLTHWIDHFFIPYTQDFAQTAETLEEKIKIFTETPNSANLNAARVALNKAYEAYQYIGFYRFGKAEDINFQYRLNTYPTNVENIKQNAIAKDYEFRKLSKISGGQIAQGLPAIDYLINGFGNSDEAIISHFTNDANAPAYHAYIQALSKEILKSSTEVLSDLKATRTQFINNTGSSASGSISLVVNAYVQYYEKNLRAGKIGYPSGILTPMYMQQSEAPKPELVESQFSPQYNRSYALLGTQAMQNFFQGKGKDGAQGPSLQQYIDYMSNKINQNKTLAKDINTQFDYAKTAIGALKPNFKEQIATDINPMKTAYGQLQNNIPKLKVDMAQVLNITISYMDTDGD; this comes from the coding sequence ATGATAAAATACTTTAAAATCTCCTTATTACTCGGTTTTTTCTTATGGCTCAGCTCGTGTGGCGGCAGTGATAGTGGCTCTGGGAGTGAAGGCAACGGCTCTGGCACCACAGATGGTTTTGATAGAACCGCTATGCTAACCCATTGGATAGATCATTTTTTTATCCCTTATACCCAAGATTTTGCCCAAACCGCAGAAACTTTAGAAGAAAAAATCAAGATTTTTACTGAAACTCCCAACTCTGCCAACCTTAATGCGGCAAGAGTAGCCCTCAACAAGGCTTATGAAGCTTATCAATACATTGGATTTTATCGTTTTGGAAAGGCTGAGGATATCAATTTTCAATACCGCCTCAACACCTATCCGACCAATGTAGAGAACATCAAACAAAACGCCATTGCAAAAGACTATGAATTCCGTAAGCTTTCCAAAATTAGCGGTGGGCAAATTGCCCAAGGTCTTCCTGCGATAGACTACCTCATCAATGGATTTGGCAATTCTGATGAGGCGATTATCTCACACTTCACCAATGATGCCAATGCGCCTGCCTATCATGCTTATATACAAGCGCTTTCTAAGGAAATCCTAAAATCTTCAACAGAAGTTTTATCCGATTTGAAAGCCACACGCACGCAGTTCATCAACAATACGGGCAGCAGTGCTTCGGGTAGCATTAGCTTGGTGGTTAATGCCTATGTTCAATATTATGAGAAAAACCTCCGTGCTGGGAAAATCGGCTATCCTTCGGGGATTCTAACCCCAATGTATATGCAACAAAGTGAGGCGCCTAAGCCAGAATTGGTAGAAAGTCAATTTTCGCCGCAGTACAACCGTTCCTATGCACTCTTAGGCACCCAAGCGATGCAAAATTTCTTCCAAGGTAAGGGCAAAGATGGCGCTCAAGGTCCTTCGCTACAGCAATACATAGACTATATGAGCAACAAAATCAACCAAAATAAAACCTTAGCAAAGGACATTAACACCCAGTTTGATTATGCTAAAACAGCGATTGGAGCGCTAAAACCTAACTTTAAAGAGCAAATAGCCACGGACATCAACCCAATGAAAACGGCCTATGGACAGCTTCAGAATAATATTCCTAAGCTCAAAGTAGATATGGCACAAGTTCTTAACATCACGATTTCTTATATGGACACAGATGGTGACTAA
- a CDS encoding putative zinc-binding metallopeptidase, with protein sequence MKQHTLLPIFVFSLLLCACNSREELSTESVLISEIKHTDSLDQWLYQTYTKPYNIEVKYRWDANATGLTQTTTPPTREQVEPAMQAVNLLWIEVYKKLVGEDFLKRYAPKEIYLYGGKNLDSEGYEQIKSTHAPLQMPLFKINDFKKSDSTSVAQVMRMVHHHFAKALIQQKPFDKEAFSQLNFYAYNTNWGKHDINELYHLTTRASDFGYYSLLAARGSVEEDFAETVSAMLCSSKQDIDEMIEGYAGYANPYDPEDKERARKAVKTLNAKRAFVIKYFKDNFDLNFNRLQFESVAQLKTYLK encoded by the coding sequence ATGAAACAACATACCCTATTACCCATTTTTGTTTTTTCGTTATTGTTGTGTGCGTGTAACTCTCGCGAGGAACTTAGCACAGAGTCCGTTCTCATCAGTGAGATTAAACACACCGATAGCTTAGACCAATGGCTCTACCAGACCTATACTAAGCCTTATAATATTGAGGTAAAATACCGCTGGGATGCCAACGCCACAGGGCTCACACAGACCACCACTCCACCTACACGTGAACAAGTAGAGCCCGCTATGCAAGCCGTCAATCTACTTTGGATTGAGGTTTATAAAAAGTTAGTAGGAGAAGATTTTTTAAAGCGCTATGCTCCAAAGGAAATCTATCTCTATGGTGGGAAAAACTTAGATTCAGAAGGTTATGAGCAAATTAAAAGCACTCACGCGCCCTTACAAATGCCTTTATTTAAAATCAATGATTTCAAAAAATCAGATTCGACTTCTGTAGCCCAAGTGATGAGAATGGTGCATCACCACTTTGCCAAAGCGCTCATTCAGCAAAAACCTTTCGATAAGGAGGCGTTTTCTCAACTCAACTTTTATGCGTATAACACCAACTGGGGCAAACATGATATCAATGAACTATACCATTTGACTACTCGTGCTTCGGATTTTGGGTATTATAGCCTCTTGGCTGCCAGAGGGAGCGTGGAAGAAGATTTTGCAGAGACCGTAAGCGCTATGCTCTGTAGTAGCAAGCAAGATATCGACGAAATGATCGAAGGCTATGCAGGCTACGCCAATCCTTATGACCCTGAGGATAAAGAGCGCGCCAGAAAAGCTGTGAAAACCTTAAATGCTAAACGGGCGTTTGTTATCAAATACTTTAAAGATAATTTTGACCTTAATTTCAATAGGCTACAGTTTGAAAGTGTGGCACAACTTAAAACTTATTTAAAATGA